The Aspergillus luchuensis IFO 4308 DNA, chromosome 6, nearly complete sequence genome segment GGCGccgagggagaggagtttgGCGTCCGATTGAGGGGTGCGCGAGAGGGCgcggatggtgtagttgcGTGAGAGGGCGAGAGGGATGAGGGCGCTGCCGATGTAGCCGCTGCCgccggtgaggaagagggttttggtggtggtggccattCTGGGGGTTGATTTGGGGGTTgaaggttgttgatggtgtggcTGTTGTTTGTGAAATGTgtgagggtgagggattGATTGTTGGAAGGATGAAGGGTTGGTTTTATACCGGTTCTAATTGCAAGTGGTTGTTTGGAGgtatactatctactatgcATGCTTAGGGCTCGGTGGTAATTTGGTTATGTCCGTGCAGATGAGATGCCGTCGGGGTTCGGGTCTTCGCGGTTTGGACTCTCCGTCGGGGTTGAGACGTGTCGGTTGATTGGTCAAATGGGGTATAGcgagtataatattattaatgaaGCTGATCCTTTTAATCCTTCTGTTTCTGAAGAAGTGGAGTAAAGGGACAAGTAGGAATGTGAGTCTGTGCTATTGCTATTGCTGAGAGTTCATTTTCGGCTAGTCATACGTTGTCTGAGTTTGTCATGTACCGTGCCCAGTCTATGGACGCATCTTCTCCGGTCATTGAAGCGATCTTGAACTAGGTGCCGTCTCACGCCACTGCTCTCTGTCGCGGACTTAAGAGAACATTAAGTCCTTTGATAAAGATTAAGCCTCTGCAGCAGGTTAGTAGACGCTACCACGACGGTTGACCATGTAGCTTACCCGCTCTCATCCGTCACTTTAGCACCTGGTGCCAATTGAATGTTGTAGCGCATAAGAAGGGTGGGAACGAGCTAAGTCGAGATTAGTATACCGGCGTTAGTAAAGATACAGGGAAGCAGGCTATACCTTTGACATCTCTAGCCAACTTATGTCTGAGAAGGGTGTCAGCATTGTCATCACAACCAGTCAACATTTGGCCAAAAGACTCACTCCTTCCAACGCAAGTGCGGGAACCACCGCCAAATGAGAAATAGAATCGTTCTGAAACAGTATGAGCAGTTGCCTCTATACCGGACGGATTACTTACTGAGATTTCCCACATCCCCTTCCAGCCACCTCTCCGGACGGAATTCCTCAAAGTCAGGACCCCATATCTCGGGGAGGCGGTGAATTACCCACGCAGATGACCCGACCACCGTCTGGACTTATGCATTAACAGGCGCTCAAAGATGAGGAGTAGGGAGTAACTTACGCCCTCTGGAACATAGTACTTTCCAACCTTCATACCCCCCTCCGGGACATCTCGGTTCAGCTGAAGTCCAGCAGCAGGATACAGTCGGAGCGCCTCATACATCACAGCCTGCAGATAAGGACAGGATTCTGCTTGCTGGAATGTTACCAGATCACTAAGCTCTCCGGtggctctcttctcttccaactCTTGCATCAGTCTCTGGTAGACGGTCGGATTTTTCAGCAGGAGATAAAATATCGCATTGAGCGATGTCGCCGTCGTATCTGAGCCGGCAAACACATTTGCAGTCAACATATATGCCATGTCCGTATCACTGAATTGAGGCTTGGTCTTCTGAATTGCAAACAGCTGGTTTACGATATCTCGGTCATCACCACCCCGGTCTTTCCGCGAGACGATCTCTTGAGCTGCAAATTGGTAAAAGTAGCCATTTCGATCATTGGCTGCCAACCAATTCCCAATATAGGGCTTGAGCACTTGATGAAGATCGTAGAACCAGGGTACGTTCATGAGCCAGGACATTGACCGCAACGATTGCTTGAGCCGAGAAAACACGCCGTCGTCGTCCCCGGCAGTGACATAGCCAAACGGGCGTGAGAAACTGACTGCACCGATTACATCTTTATAATCATACGTCAGTGAAGCCCACAGTTGGATGCACAACGTACGTACCAAATGCGAACAATTGCAGAAATACTCCAAGGTCAACAACCCCGGACAGGGTGTCCAGCTTTTGCACCATGCTCGTGAGGAGAGAGCTGACATTGGGCTCGAGATGAACCATCGAGTCCATTGAATAAGCACGTGCAACGAGCTTCCTCTGTTCGCCATGTATCTTTTCGTTCCGTTGGCGGAAGAGGTCAAAGGCGTGAATCTCTTTTGGGACGCTATATGACGCGGATTTGGCGAATTTTCCTCCCGCCTCTACCGACATTTAGTGGAGCCTTGAATTATTGGAACATGTTTAAGAaacttactatatatttcCCTGAACGCTGTCGGGTCCGCTACGCTCCTGGATATACGCTCAGTTACGAGTTCAGCGCCACGCAAGGGCAAACTAACAACACGTTTGGTCCTGTGCGTACCACTGCACCATACTTCCGATGAAGTGCAAGGTACTTGCGATGGGCTTGTCCCTCGTAGGTGAGGTATGCCCGATGCCAGTTGGTAAGCTTGGCCAAAAAGGGGCCTGGAATCCGGGCCAAAGGAGACAGGAAGCATTGGTAAATAACATAGCCGCCAGTGCCGAGAAGCAAAAGTATGCCAGCGGCGAAAACATTGAAAAATAGGGATAATAGCTGCATTATGGGCGATCGAGCTGTCAGTTTGGAAAGGCACACAATCAAGCTTTGAGCGGGGAgcggatgatgaagggtATTTATGGGTGATGAGCGGCAGCTTGATGGTTAGACATATGAACTAATGCAGAAGCACAGGTGCATTGTCTGCGCTGCCCTCCTAGATCCAGAGTGTTAGAATTGCTATGCAGCTAAGGTCCGACACACGTAGCAGAGGGTTGAATACCTTGTCGTCGCTCTAGTGAGGGGAAATATCGGTGGCAGCGGGATATTCGGTACTATGCACAAAACTGCCAGCATAGGAGTAGCACAAGACTCAAGCTAGTTGGGGCCGCGCCAACTCCCTGCTTCGATGTTCTGCAACCGACATCTCCGCACCAAGCTAGGCCTCTTGCCCCACAGCAACGGTGATCTGCCGAAGACAATGGCGCGTTATTGTGCCGGCCACCCGCAATGTCCAATCATTTATCCGCCATATCGCATATCCAAGGCCTCAGTGTTGCTGTCAATGTCTCACCGCCATCCCCGCCTTGAATGAAGTGGGACTGTGTCCATGTGGAAGTTCAGGAAGCAGACCGCACTCGAGATAATTCTCGTACATTGTCGGTAGACGCATATACTTTCGTTCACCAGTACTGGCCGGGTTATGAGGTGAAACCAAACTTGGGCTCTAATTTTGAATCTGAAACCATCCTGTTTCTCCTTATCAATAGGCAGGAAGGTGAGGAGCATGAGATCTCCGTGGATTGAATAAACCAACACTAGGGCCGGGCTCCGACTCCTGATGTATTTGGAATCTGAACTGTGTCTTGCAATCGAGAGCATGTGGCTTGGCCCCTGATGGGCCGTCACAAGGAGAGAGCTTATAATGTGTCTTAGTAGAGATCAGCTACGATGCACATGACCTTCGTAACTGCAGCTTGTTCCGCATTAGGATTATAGTATTTACGATCTTAGCAATTTACAATCATTTTGGGTGAAACTTACCAATTTGGGATTAAGTAAGTGTACCTCGTCATAGCGTTAAGCCATACTCTACAACTTCGAACAAGCAATGAAACAGTTTCGGAGAAGGTTTGTCGTTGAAGATTTCACAATGTGCTTGATAGTCTAGTTGTACTTTGAGTTGTTTTAGGCAACTTCTGCCAATTGTTTCGAGTGATAGGTCTGCTGTGGCATGCTTGGTCTGCGCATAGGTAAGGTATACTGGCTTAGACAGGTATAAGAATAAGGATTGGATTGTTCTGAACTGAATCCTTTATATCAAGGCTTCCCATCTGCTCAGCCGTATCGTAATACTAGCCACATCACTACTTGTTTGTTTTCTGTTGTCTCAGCGTCATCGTTGTACTTACAACATCCAGTAGCTTTAAGACTCCTTGATGCCTTCCGCATACCATGCCACCTAACGGAATGTCAAGTGTAACATCGATTTCTATGCCCAATTGTTGGGCATGAATTCGGTAAGGCTAAACAAGTAACGGATCTCTCCATTCTACCAAAAGATCATCGCAGGGATAAATGCTTGTCAATTCTAGTGTTTCCATGTCAGCATGACCTGCTCCCGGACAGATTGAGACACATGGTGGGACTGATACAATTTTATGCAACAACACAGAGTATTATGATAGGTCTATAGCTCAAGAAGAGACCGGATTTCAATTGGTTGCGTATGAGAGGCAAGTTACCCAAGGTGCGACCGCCTGATCTCTTTTACGCAGATGCAAGAGCACAGCTGGCATGTGCCCCATTTAGCTGTTGTAGCGGCGCGATGTCCATCGAGGCTGAAGGCCAGTTAGAGTAGATGCCGGGAGAATGTCATAATAACGTAACCCACGGTTAAGCGGTCCACACACGGTTAGGCAGCCCAGCTGGTAATACTATACAGATGACTCTTTTTTAACCCAAGATATTCCAATCATTATAAGTCTAGAAGACTCAATGTTgcataaataaataaaaaataatatgaaTAGTTATTTATTGCCTTTCAAAAATCTATCTAAATCTTAATAGTATCTCTTCATATTATAATACATGTATTTTATCTGTAATTTTAGATACATCAATATATTCCATATTAAAAATTCCTtaaaaatcaagaaaaattatatatcattCTTTACgctatatactatttatatatgaagTTAGAATTATCTTAGTCCAGTAttgattaaaatataatagattcaAAAACACATatcttata includes the following:
- a CDS encoding cytochrome P450 (COG:Q;~EggNog:ENOG410PMRI;~InterPro:IPR001128,IPR017972,IPR002401,IPR036396;~PFAM:PF00067;~TransMembrane:1 (o6-27i);~go_function: GO:0005506 - iron ion binding [Evidence IEA];~go_function: GO:0016705 - oxidoreductase activity, acting on paired donors, with incorporation or reduction of molecular oxygen [Evidence IEA];~go_function: GO:0020037 - heme binding [Evidence IEA];~go_process: GO:0055114 - oxidation-reduction process [Evidence IEA]); its protein translation is MQLLSLFFNVFAAGILLLLGTGGYVIYQCFLSPLARIPGPFLAKLTNWHRAYLTYEGQAHRKYLALHRKYGAVVRTGPNVLSVADPTAFREIYKAGGKFAKSASYSVPKEIHAFDLFRQRNEKIHGEQRKLVARAYSMDSMVHLEPNVSSLLTSMVQKLDTLSGVVDLGVFLQLFAFDVIGAVSFSRPFGYVTAGDDDGVFSRLKQSLRSMSWLMNVPWFYDLHQVLKPYIGNWLAANDRNGYFYQFAAQEIVSRKDRGGDDRDIVNQLFAIQKTKPQFSDTDMAYMLTANVFAGSDTTATSLNAIFYLLLKNPTVYQRLMQELEEKRATGELSDLVTFQQAESCPYLQAVMYEALRLYPAAGLQLNRDVPEGGMKVGKYYVPEGTVVGSSAWVIHRLPEIWGPDFEEFRPERWLEGDVGNLKRFYFSFGGGSRTCVGRNISWLEMSKLVPTLLMRYNIQLAPGAKVTDESGGLIFIKGLNVLLSPRQRAVA